The DNA window TTTCTTGATCGCCTGCGCCGCCTGCTTCGGCGTGGTGGCACTGAAGAACAGGTCGGCGCCAGAATCCTTGATCCTGAGGATCTGCGAGTCGACCGTGGGATCAGTCACCTCGTAGGACGCTTCGGTCACGATCATCTTCGCAGCCTTGTCACCGAGGCCGGCCTTGAGGCCGTTCAGATAATCTTTGCCAAAGTCGTCATTCTGATAGAGCACGCCGATCTTGGCGTCCGGATGCTCCTTCAGAATGTACTGGCCATAGATGCGCCCCTCGACGAAGTTGTTCGGATCATAGCCCATGGTCCACCGAAAGTTCTTCGGATCGGAGAATCTTGAGGCGCTGGCGGCCGCGAACAGCTGCGGCACCTTCCTGGAATTGAGATATTTCTGCACGGCTGCGTTTGAAGGCGTGCCGAGTATCTGGAAGGTCAGGAGCACTTCGTCGCTCTCGACGAGCTTGCGCACCTGCTCCACCGCCTTCGGCGGCGAATAGGCGTCATCGTACTGGATCAAATTGATCTTGCGGCCGTTGATGCCGCCCTGGTCGTTGATCATCTTGAAATAGGCGGCCTCGGTCTTGCCGATCGAGGCATAAGCCGACGCCGGTCCCGAAAACGGCATGGTCTGGCCGACCTTGACCTCGGTATCGTTGGCGCCCCGGTCGTATTTCTTCTGGGCATTGGCCGCAGAGATCGACAGCGCCATGGTCAGCGCCGTTGCCATGGCCAGATTCAGAATTCCATTCCTCATTC is part of the Bradyrhizobium canariense genome and encodes:
- a CDS encoding ABC transporter substrate-binding protein — protein: MRNGILNLAMATALTMALSISAANAQKKYDRGANDTEVKVGQTMPFSGPASAYASIGKTEAAYFKMINDQGGINGRKINLIQYDDAYSPPKAVEQVRKLVESDEVLLTFQILGTPSNAAVQKYLNSRKVPQLFAAASASRFSDPKNFRWTMGYDPNNFVEGRIYGQYILKEHPDAKIGVLYQNDDFGKDYLNGLKAGLGDKAAKMIVTEASYEVTDPTVDSQILRIKDSGADLFFSATTPKQAAQAIKKIAESDWHPVQIISLKATSVGSVLKPAGLENAKGIISTNYGKEPLDPQWKDDPGVKRYFAFMEKYYPDGDKGSNFNTYGYSVAQLLVHVLEQCGNDLTRENVMKQATSLKDFEADLALPGIKINTSPTDYRIHKQFKMMRFNGERWELFGPILEDAGPAG